A section of the Cutibacterium granulosum genome encodes:
- the rpsT gene encoding 30S ribosomal protein S20: MPNIKSQVKRVKTNEKARQRNKAVKSALRTHVRNFRRAAEAGDAEKATQYAKLANRQLDKAVSKGVIHKNQAKNRKSSISKKLNKLA, from the coding sequence GTGCCCAACATCAAGTCGCAGGTCAAGCGCGTGAAGACCAACGAGAAGGCTCGCCAGCGCAACAAGGCCGTCAAGTCTGCCCTGCGCACCCATGTGCGCAACTTCCGTCGCGCTGCCGAGGCCGGTGACGCCGAGAAGGCAACCCAGTACGCCAAACTGGCCAACCGTCAGCTCGACAAGGCGGTCTCCAAGGGCGTCATCCACAAGAACCAGGCCAAGAACCGCAAGTCGTCGATCTCCAAGAAGCTCAACAAGCTCGCCTGA
- the lepA gene encoding translation elongation factor 4, with product MSASTPQPGSTEQSLIRNFCIIAHIDHGKSTLADRMLQITGVLAERDARAQYLDRMDIERERGITIKSQAVRMPWQVDGASYVLNMIDTPGHVDFTYEVSRSLQACEGAILLVDAAQGIEAQTLANLYLALEADLEIIPVLNKIDLPGAEPDKHAEEIAGIIGCDPDDVLRVSAKTGDGVRELLDRIVEVVPGPQGESDVPARALIFDSVYDTYRGVVTYVRVVDGQLSARTKILMMSTRATHEVLEIGVISPEMTPAKGLGAGEVGYLITGVKDVRQSRVGDTVTLATEPAAEDLGGYQHPRPMVYSGLFPIDAKDFPDLRDALDKLQLNDAALVYEPETSTALGFGFRVGFLGLLHMEIVRERLEREFNLNLISTAPSVVYHVVLEDGSDVVVTNPSEYPTEGRIAEVHEPMVDATILSPAEFIGAILELCQQRRGVQQGLQYLSSDRIEIRYRLPLSEIVFDFFDQLKSRTKGYASLDYHEVGEESSDLVKVDILLNGDPVDAFSSIVHRDKAYSYGVAMASKLKELIPRQQFEVPIQAAIGSHVIARETIRAVRKDVLAKCYGGDISRKRKLLEKQKAGKKRMKMVGSVEVPQEAFVAALRTGEGSEKK from the coding sequence ATGTCAGCGTCCACGCCGCAGCCTGGCAGTACCGAACAGTCGCTCATCCGTAACTTCTGCATCATTGCGCACATCGACCACGGCAAGTCGACCTTGGCCGACCGCATGCTGCAGATCACGGGGGTACTGGCCGAACGTGATGCCCGCGCCCAGTATCTCGACCGGATGGACATCGAGCGGGAACGCGGCATCACCATCAAATCCCAGGCGGTGCGCATGCCGTGGCAGGTGGACGGCGCCAGCTACGTGCTCAACATGATCGACACCCCCGGGCACGTGGACTTCACCTACGAGGTGTCGCGTTCCCTGCAGGCCTGCGAAGGTGCCATCCTGCTCGTCGACGCGGCCCAAGGTATCGAGGCCCAGACCCTGGCCAACCTGTACCTGGCTCTCGAGGCCGACCTGGAGATCATCCCGGTCCTCAACAAGATCGACCTGCCCGGCGCCGAGCCCGACAAGCATGCCGAGGAGATCGCCGGCATCATCGGGTGTGATCCCGACGACGTGCTGCGTGTCTCGGCCAAGACCGGGGACGGCGTTCGTGAACTCCTCGATCGGATCGTCGAGGTGGTCCCCGGCCCGCAGGGTGAGTCCGACGTCCCGGCCCGCGCCCTCATCTTCGACTCGGTCTACGACACCTACCGGGGCGTCGTCACCTATGTGCGCGTTGTCGACGGCCAGCTCTCGGCCCGCACCAAGATCCTCATGATGAGCACCCGCGCCACCCACGAGGTGTTGGAGATCGGTGTCATCTCCCCGGAAATGACGCCGGCCAAGGGTCTGGGTGCCGGGGAGGTGGGTTATCTCATCACCGGCGTGAAGGACGTGCGTCAGTCCCGGGTGGGCGACACCGTCACCTTGGCCACGGAGCCCGCTGCTGAGGATCTGGGCGGCTACCAGCATCCGCGGCCCATGGTGTACTCCGGGTTGTTCCCCATCGACGCCAAGGACTTTCCCGACCTGCGCGATGCCCTGGACAAGCTCCAGCTCAACGATGCCGCCTTGGTCTACGAGCCGGAGACCTCGACCGCCCTGGGATTCGGTTTCCGGGTCGGTTTCCTCGGGCTGCTGCACATGGAGATCGTGCGGGAGCGTCTGGAGCGTGAGTTCAACCTCAACCTCATCAGTACCGCCCCGTCGGTCGTCTACCACGTCGTCCTGGAGGACGGTTCGGACGTCGTCGTCACCAATCCCTCGGAGTACCCCACCGAGGGCAGGATCGCCGAGGTCCACGAGCCCATGGTGGACGCCACCATCCTGTCTCCTGCGGAGTTCATCGGCGCCATCCTGGAGCTGTGCCAGCAGCGACGTGGGGTGCAGCAGGGATTGCAGTACCTCTCCAGCGACCGTATCGAGATCCGTTACCGGTTGCCGCTCTCGGAGATCGTCTTCGACTTCTTCGACCAGCTCAAGTCGCGCACCAAGGGGTATGCCTCCCTCGACTATCACGAGGTCGGTGAGGAGTCCTCCGACCTGGTCAAGGTGGACATCCTGCTCAATGGGGATCCGGTGGACGCGTTCAGCTCGATCGTCCACCGCGACAAGGCCTATTCCTACGGCGTGGCCATGGCCAGCAAGCTCAAGGAGCTCATTCCGCGTCAGCAGTTCGAGGTGCCCATCCAGGCTGCCATCGGATCCCACGTCATTGCCCGGGAGACCATCCGAGCCGTGCGCAAGGACGTTCTCGCCAAGTGCTACGGCGGTGACATCTCGCGCAAACGCAAGCTCCTGGAGAAGCAGAAGGCCGGCAAGAAGCGCATGAAGATGGTGGGCTCGGTCGAGGTGCCCCAGGAGGCTTTCGTCGCCGCGCTGCGTACCGGTGAGGGGTCTGAGAAGAAGTGA
- a CDS encoding o-succinylbenzoate synthase: protein MRFRRILVREGMVLHGPAGWGEWSPFWDYDAQESSTWLRAGVEAATVPMPPPRREKVGVNVTVPVTSPQRAWQIVTDSGCLTAKVKVADPGTSLAEDCARLEAVRDAIGSGRIRVDANASWDVEQARRAIDELERAAGGLEYVEQPCPSVPELAQVRRTAEVPIAADESVRRAEDPLAVARAQAADILIVKVQPLGGVRRATRIVEQAGLPAVVSSALDTSIGIGMATQLAGQMERLDHACGLGTVRLFDGDLATPSLLPHNGTLPVGHAEVSPAAWTDGPEVRTDDMYADDAHGASGCVDSAGTGNAGADLRRRWTQRLDATIAVLRSESGRS, encoded by the coding sequence ATGAGGTTCCGTCGGATTCTGGTGCGGGAGGGCATGGTGCTGCACGGTCCGGCTGGATGGGGGGAGTGGTCGCCGTTCTGGGACTACGACGCCCAGGAGTCCTCGACCTGGTTGCGTGCCGGTGTGGAGGCGGCAACGGTGCCGATGCCCCCACCCAGGCGTGAGAAGGTCGGCGTCAACGTCACGGTCCCGGTGACGAGTCCGCAGCGTGCCTGGCAGATCGTCACCGATTCGGGATGTCTGACCGCCAAGGTGAAGGTCGCCGACCCCGGCACCTCACTGGCCGAGGACTGTGCCCGCCTCGAGGCGGTGCGCGACGCAATCGGCTCGGGACGGATCCGGGTGGACGCGAATGCGAGTTGGGACGTCGAGCAGGCCAGACGCGCCATCGATGAGCTCGAGCGAGCAGCGGGAGGGCTGGAGTACGTCGAACAGCCATGCCCGAGCGTCCCAGAACTCGCCCAGGTACGTCGCACGGCCGAGGTACCCATCGCCGCCGACGAGTCGGTGCGTCGCGCCGAGGACCCCCTGGCCGTGGCGAGGGCTCAGGCAGCCGACATCCTCATCGTCAAGGTGCAGCCCCTGGGTGGGGTGCGTCGCGCGACACGGATCGTTGAGCAGGCCGGGCTGCCCGCAGTCGTCTCCTCGGCCCTGGACACGAGCATCGGGATCGGCATGGCGACTCAGCTGGCCGGGCAGATGGAGCGGCTCGACCACGCCTGCGGGCTCGGTACGGTACGTCTGTTCGACGGTGACCTTGCCACCCCCTCACTCCTTCCCCACAATGGGACGCTGCCGGTGGGACACGCCGAGGTGAGCCCGGCAGCATGGACCGACGGCCCGGAAGTACGGACCGACGATATGTACGCCGATGACGCGCACGGTGCCAGTGGATGCGTTGACAGTGCTGGCACCGGGAATGCCGGTGCGGATCTCCGACGCCGCTGGACGCAACGTCTCGACGCCACGATCGCCGTCCTGCGCAGCGAGTCGGGTCGTTCCTAG
- the menD gene encoding 2-succinyl-5-enolpyruvyl-6-hydroxy-3-cyclohexene-1-carboxylic-acid synthase — protein sequence MVSSTDVARRIVSALVAHGVTDVIVCPGSRDAPLSYALAAADEAGMLHLTVRLDERSAGFVALGLGKVGRPAAVVTTSGTAVANLHPAVAEADAAGVPMIVISADRPAQMWHTGANQTTVQTGIFGPAPRWQLSVPAGFPADDRLDAVVLRAVSAARGTLTDDPGPVHLNVSFDDPLVPDSPWQPTHDAESPRAVLEPPPLRPAVPLTMPVHTVVVAGDGAGPLARELAEEGGWPLLAEPTSQARCGDNALTDYQTLLTGPLASEVEGVLVLGHPTLSRPVSRLLAGPGVTVLTDRARWTDVAGVARAVHLPVQLDVPERDETWVERWERADREGVSPSIKQSVCATIWQASAQESAPALVIGASDVIRSFDRHAAPAAIPAQAYANRGLAGIDGTMSTAMGIAMGTGRPVRVVLGDLTFAHDAMALLQAAGQEPLDLQVIVLDDHGGAIFAGLEHARAPRPMLQRFFLTPQNLDLTAFAQAVGVPCTTVDLTATGSDGLAPDPCMVMDDVLGRHFRGTSLVEVHLPTV from the coding sequence TTGGTGAGTTCAACCGACGTCGCCCGCAGAATCGTCTCGGCATTGGTGGCCCATGGCGTCACCGACGTCATCGTCTGCCCCGGATCGCGTGATGCACCGCTCTCCTATGCCCTTGCTGCCGCCGATGAGGCGGGCATGCTGCACCTCACGGTGCGTCTGGACGAGCGATCCGCTGGATTCGTGGCTCTGGGGTTGGGCAAGGTCGGTCGACCTGCTGCCGTCGTCACCACGTCTGGCACGGCGGTGGCCAATCTGCATCCTGCGGTTGCCGAGGCCGATGCGGCGGGGGTGCCGATGATCGTCATCTCGGCGGATCGTCCAGCACAGATGTGGCACACCGGGGCCAACCAGACAACGGTGCAGACCGGCATCTTCGGCCCGGCACCCAGGTGGCAGCTCAGTGTGCCGGCGGGCTTCCCGGCCGATGATCGGCTGGACGCGGTGGTGCTGCGCGCTGTGAGTGCGGCGCGAGGCACCCTCACCGATGATCCTGGCCCAGTGCATCTCAACGTTAGTTTTGACGACCCCCTGGTGCCCGATTCCCCGTGGCAGCCCACACACGATGCCGAGTCGCCCCGAGCCGTCCTTGAACCACCACCGCTGCGCCCAGCTGTCCCATTGACCATGCCGGTGCACACCGTCGTTGTCGCCGGTGACGGAGCTGGCCCTCTGGCGCGAGAACTTGCCGAGGAGGGTGGATGGCCGCTGCTCGCCGAACCCACCTCGCAGGCTCGTTGCGGTGACAATGCCCTCACCGACTACCAGACCCTCCTCACCGGGCCGTTGGCCTCAGAGGTGGAGGGGGTGCTCGTGCTGGGGCACCCGACCCTCTCCCGACCGGTGTCGCGTCTCCTGGCCGGTCCAGGAGTCACCGTGCTCACCGATCGTGCGCGGTGGACGGATGTCGCCGGTGTCGCCCGCGCCGTTCATCTGCCCGTGCAGCTCGACGTCCCCGAGCGTGACGAGACGTGGGTGGAGCGGTGGGAGCGGGCTGATCGAGAAGGTGTATCCCCGAGCATCAAGCAGTCCGTCTGCGCAACCATCTGGCAGGCGTCCGCCCAGGAGTCCGCACCTGCCTTGGTCATCGGTGCCTCCGACGTCATTCGAAGTTTCGACAGACATGCTGCCCCTGCTGCCATCCCTGCGCAGGCGTATGCCAACCGGGGTCTCGCCGGGATCGATGGAACCATGAGCACCGCCATGGGAATTGCGATGGGCACCGGCAGGCCAGTGCGCGTCGTCCTGGGAGACCTGACCTTCGCACACGATGCCATGGCCCTGCTGCAGGCTGCTGGCCAGGAACCACTGGACCTTCAGGTCATCGTCCTCGACGACCACGGGGGAGCGATCTTTGCCGGGCTGGAGCATGCCCGAGCACCTCGGCCGATGCTGCAACGATTCTTCCTCACCCCACAGAATCTTGACCTCACTGCTTTTGCCCAAGCGGTGGGGGTTCCATGTACCACCGTCGACCTCACGGCGACTGGTTCCGACGGTCTGGCCCCAGATCCCTGCATGGTGATGGACGACGTTCTCGGTAGGCATTTCCGGGGTACCAGCCTCGTCGAGGTGCACCTGCCGACAGTGTGA
- a CDS encoding alpha/beta hydrolase: MSMKTDVKKRTLAVVAAASLAFGGIATTGTMASASDSPAQPSIAQQAVENQVTVTTKYMTSTDKYGTKIFTKKNAVANAKGVVVIVHGAAEHQGRYDYITKRLNDAGYTVYRLDHRGHGRSAAPYVKNAVPRAHIDNWHSLIADVHQLVGIAKSENPGKKSFLIGHSMGAMAVQSYGIEYPGDVDGIVSNGGGIFMNPWGKSTQYPQTIVADNLTEAERNAKPAKTENIPLPALTSYQSKLLPKVLKNRRNFTAPSVTAASRTIHIKNPFSGGVCTDQAVVDDYVADPLNNKDLTAGMIEQMGVAQVYNSINAHDFKTPTLIMHGQSDGLVPPYYDVNWQNAISSNDKTAYVWSGLMHEVFNEPVKDQPIDMVIDWIDNHDK; this comes from the coding sequence ATGTCAATGAAGACTGATGTGAAGAAGCGCACCCTCGCTGTCGTAGCCGCCGCCAGCTTGGCATTCGGAGGAATCGCCACCACGGGCACCATGGCCTCGGCATCCGACTCTCCTGCTCAGCCGTCGATCGCACAGCAGGCTGTCGAGAACCAGGTCACTGTCACGACGAAGTACATGACGTCGACTGACAAGTATGGCACCAAGATCTTCACCAAGAAGAATGCTGTTGCCAATGCCAAGGGTGTTGTCGTGATCGTTCATGGTGCTGCTGAGCATCAGGGGCGTTATGACTACATCACCAAGCGTCTCAATGACGCTGGGTACACCGTCTACCGTCTTGATCATCGTGGGCACGGCCGTAGTGCTGCTCCGTATGTCAAGAATGCCGTGCCGCGCGCTCACATCGACAACTGGCACAGCCTCATTGCCGATGTCCATCAGCTGGTGGGTATTGCCAAGAGCGAGAACCCGGGCAAGAAGAGCTTCCTCATCGGTCACTCGATGGGTGCCATGGCCGTGCAATCCTACGGCATCGAATACCCTGGCGATGTTGACGGCATCGTCTCCAATGGCGGTGGCATCTTCATGAACCCGTGGGGCAAGAGCACCCAGTACCCGCAGACGATCGTCGCGGACAACCTGACCGAGGCAGAGCGCAACGCCAAGCCGGCCAAGACCGAGAACATCCCGCTGCCCGCTCTGACCAGCTACCAGAGCAAGCTCCTGCCGAAGGTCCTGAAGAACCGTCGTAACTTCACCGCCCCTTCCGTCACGGCCGCCTCGCGGACCATCCACATCAAGAACCCGTTCAGTGGCGGTGTGTGCACCGACCAGGCCGTCGTTGACGACTACGTGGCCGATCCGCTGAACAACAAGGATCTCACTGCGGGCATGATCGAGCAGATGGGCGTGGCCCAAGTCTACAACTCGATCAACGCACACGACTTCAAGACCCCGACACTCATCATGCACGGCCAGTCCGACGGCCTCGTCCCGCCGTACTACGATGTCAACTGGCAGAACGCCATCAGCTCCAACGACAAGACCGCCTACGTGTGGAGTGGACTCATGCACGAGGTCTTCAACGAGCCCGTCAAGGATCAGCCCATCGACATGGTCATCGACTGGATTGACAACCACGACAAGTGA
- a CDS encoding alpha/beta hydrolase: MSKKTHVARNALAVVAAAGMAVTGLTAPAQAAPTTDAPVAVAKAAAPKVTTTTRYITSQDKYGTMLFEETNAVENAKGVVVVVHGATEHHSRYDYITKKLNEAGYTVYRIDNRGHGKSANPYVNNTIPRGHIDDWHNFVGDIHTLVHMAKKENPGQNVFLVGHSLGAMTVQSYGIKYPGDVKGIVSSGGGIFINPTTEKNSQKAERITSPNLTAAEKKAKPNPTTKLPLQQVTSYQSKLLPLALKDPGNFAVPSPITSVRPKVYNLAPGKGVCTDRAVADDYKYDPLINKFMTPGMIQQMAVGQLYNAFNAPTFKEPTLIMHGEADGLMPPYLDDNWLNAIGSKDKTSYLWTGLMHEIYNEPVKNEPIKITVDWINNHNK, translated from the coding sequence ATGTCAAAGAAGACTCATGTGGCACGCAACGCGTTGGCCGTTGTCGCTGCTGCGGGGATGGCAGTCACCGGTCTCACGGCCCCTGCTCAGGCTGCCCCGACCACCGACGCCCCGGTTGCCGTCGCCAAGGCCGCCGCTCCGAAGGTCACCACGACCACGCGCTACATCACGTCGCAGGACAAGTACGGCACGATGCTCTTCGAGGAGACCAACGCCGTCGAGAACGCCAAGGGTGTCGTTGTCGTCGTCCACGGTGCCACCGAGCACCACAGCCGCTACGACTACATCACCAAGAAGCTCAACGAGGCGGGCTACACCGTCTACCGCATTGACAACCGCGGTCACGGCAAGAGCGCCAACCCCTACGTCAACAACACCATTCCGCGTGGGCACATTGACGACTGGCACAATTTCGTTGGTGACATCCACACTCTTGTCCACATGGCCAAGAAGGAAAACCCCGGACAGAACGTCTTCCTCGTTGGGCATTCCTTGGGCGCCATGACCGTTCAGTCCTACGGCATCAAGTACCCTGGTGATGTCAAGGGCATCGTCTCCAGCGGTGGCGGCATCTTCATCAACCCCACCACTGAGAAGAACTCGCAGAAGGCAGAGCGAATCACCTCCCCGAATCTCACCGCAGCCGAGAAGAAGGCCAAGCCGAACCCGACCACGAAGCTTCCTCTGCAGCAGGTCACGAGCTACCAGTCCAAGCTTCTGCCCCTCGCTCTGAAGGATCCGGGTAACTTCGCCGTTCCGTCGCCGATCACCAGTGTTCGCCCCAAGGTCTACAACCTCGCTCCGGGCAAGGGTGTGTGCACCGACCGCGCAGTTGCCGATGACTACAAGTACGATCCGCTCATCAACAAGTTCATGACTCCGGGTATGATCCAGCAGATGGCCGTTGGTCAGCTCTACAACGCCTTCAACGCTCCTACCTTCAAGGAGCCGACGTTGATCATGCATGGCGAGGCGGACGGCCTCATGCCTCCGTACCTCGACGACAACTGGCTCAACGCCATCGGTTCGAAGGACAAGACCTCCTACCTGTGGACCGGTCTCATGCACGAGATCTACAACGAGCCCGTCAAGAACGAGCCCATCAAGATCACCGTTGACTGGATCAACAACCACAACAAGTGA
- a CDS encoding esterase/lipase family protein — protein sequence MKLTTALRNITIAASAATIALVPLAGAQAHAAPAADASAHATSTDSGYSGYTPEEAAFLKTVEVKGSPGGVPAGNDAPAKKLTYTASLYSAAHPGTNPSGANDFSCKPKKGQNPVVLIPGTNTDAYTAWSMYTPQLRARGFCAFSANFNGLPWLSSVDYTGDIRTSAKATSIFIDRVLRETGSKKVDIIGWSQGGGSQPNYYIQKLGGDKKVGKMIGIAPANHGVGGPAISKWINEALPHKAHTRIEDIAESVHMAAYPQQMGSSQLMKELYHNGKVTRPGVQYINIEGKYDYVVAPYTNAFIHEPGVKNITVQDTCPQDHATHVNFPYDTNVSQMVFNALDPDNAKPVKCKPQPFIG from the coding sequence ATGAAACTCACCACAGCCCTTCGCAACATCACCATTGCCGCCAGCGCAGCCACCATCGCCTTGGTACCGCTGGCCGGTGCCCAGGCCCACGCTGCCCCGGCGGCCGATGCCTCCGCCCATGCCACGTCTACGGACTCCGGATACTCGGGATACACTCCCGAGGAGGCCGCATTCCTCAAGACCGTGGAGGTCAAGGGCAGCCCGGGCGGCGTCCCCGCCGGCAACGACGCCCCCGCCAAGAAACTCACCTACACCGCATCCCTGTACTCCGCAGCCCACCCCGGCACGAACCCCTCGGGTGCCAATGACTTCTCCTGCAAACCCAAGAAAGGACAGAACCCCGTAGTCCTCATCCCGGGTACCAACACCGATGCATACACAGCCTGGTCGATGTACACCCCACAGCTGCGCGCCCGCGGATTCTGCGCCTTCTCGGCGAACTTCAACGGCCTGCCCTGGCTGTCGAGCGTCGACTACACCGGCGACATCCGCACCTCTGCGAAGGCCACCTCGATCTTCATCGATCGCGTGCTGCGCGAAACCGGCTCCAAGAAGGTCGACATCATCGGATGGTCCCAGGGCGGCGGATCCCAGCCGAACTACTACATCCAGAAGCTCGGCGGCGACAAGAAGGTCGGCAAGATGATCGGCATCGCCCCTGCCAACCACGGCGTTGGCGGCCCAGCCATCTCCAAATGGATCAACGAAGCCCTCCCCCACAAGGCCCACACAAGGATCGAGGACATCGCCGAATCGGTCCACATGGCAGCCTATCCCCAGCAGATGGGCTCCTCGCAGCTCATGAAGGAGCTGTACCACAACGGCAAGGTCACCCGTCCGGGCGTGCAGTACATCAACATCGAGGGCAAGTACGACTACGTCGTGGCACCCTACACCAACGCATTCATCCATGAACCCGGCGTGAAGAACATCACCGTCCAGGACACCTGCCCGCAAGACCACGCGACCCACGTGAACTTCCCCTACGACACCAACGTGTCCCAGATGGTGTTCAACGCACTCGACCCCGACAACGCCAAACCCGTCAAGTGCAAGCCACAGCCCTTCATCGGCTGA
- a CDS encoding isochorismate synthase MenF: MVAWYEQCRFTARGENGIEQAWRQMVDWAREQPEGTCPIAIGSFPFDRSDGGFLVVPQVLIMRRHVGAPTQVFGAEEPLTRARTCWPHDDSHAAARPVDGNLEIDGLSSEASSLCRETVGANGHIVTSTPVITEEEWTTTVHRAVDELTSDRGLQKVVLAGAQDLTSDVPMNRSHVAATLARRFPGCWTYSADGLVGATPELLVDCRDGLFRSRVLAGTRKPEWADELLDDPKEQHEHELAVTSVLDKLADAGVGTPAVHGPFQLRLTNVVHLATDITAHVDGSNAARIVDAMHPTAAVCGAPRGQARELIAEVETLDRGRFAGPVGWMDTTGAGQWALALRCGQFSTDSHQVRLFAGAGIMPTSDPHHEWIEIGAKMQAFSSVLETQH; encoded by the coding sequence ATGGTGGCCTGGTACGAGCAGTGCCGCTTCACCGCACGCGGTGAGAATGGGATCGAGCAGGCTTGGCGGCAGATGGTCGACTGGGCCCGGGAACAGCCCGAGGGCACATGCCCCATTGCGATTGGTTCCTTTCCCTTCGATCGGTCAGACGGTGGATTCCTCGTCGTTCCGCAGGTACTCATCATGCGTCGTCATGTGGGCGCCCCGACTCAGGTCTTCGGGGCCGAGGAACCGTTGACACGCGCCAGGACGTGCTGGCCACACGACGACAGTCACGCTGCGGCGCGGCCTGTCGACGGCAACCTCGAGATCGATGGGCTGAGCAGCGAAGCTTCGTCGCTGTGTCGCGAGACCGTAGGTGCGAATGGACACATCGTCACGTCCACACCAGTGATCACCGAGGAGGAGTGGACGACGACCGTCCATCGTGCGGTCGACGAACTCACCTCCGATCGGGGACTGCAAAAGGTCGTCCTGGCTGGGGCGCAGGACCTCACCAGTGACGTGCCCATGAATCGCTCACACGTGGCTGCAACCCTGGCAAGGCGTTTCCCGGGATGCTGGACCTACAGCGCCGACGGTCTGGTGGGTGCCACCCCGGAGCTGCTCGTCGACTGCAGGGACGGCCTGTTCCGTTCCCGGGTGCTTGCTGGAACGCGCAAACCCGAATGGGCCGACGAGCTGCTCGATGATCCGAAGGAACAGCATGAGCACGAACTCGCAGTGACTTCGGTACTGGACAAGCTGGCTGACGCCGGGGTCGGCACGCCTGCGGTTCACGGACCGTTCCAGCTGCGACTGACCAACGTCGTGCACTTGGCGACCGACATCACCGCGCACGTCGACGGGTCGAATGCCGCCCGGATTGTTGACGCCATGCACCCCACTGCCGCGGTGTGTGGTGCGCCCCGAGGTCAGGCTCGTGAACTCATTGCCGAGGTGGAGACGTTGGATCGCGGACGTTTTGCCGGGCCCGTGGGGTGGATGGACACCACCGGAGCAGGCCAGTGGGCGTTGGCGCTACGCTGCGGACAGTTCAGCACGGATTCTCATCAGGTTCGTCTCTTTGCCGGGGCAGGCATCATGCCCACCTCGGACCCGCACCATGAGTGGATCGAGATCGGGGCGAAGATGCAGGCCTTCTCCTCCGTCCTGGAGACCCAGCACTGA
- a CDS encoding AMP-binding enzyme, which produces MGIELTARVRAIPVARTAEDVAWLAGRLEKFFAGATNAIYAPVGGDENPVTVLQDVEARTVWMPEDAGLIMRTSGSTTGSGRLVGLSAAQMRASAAATEARLGGPCSWVLALAPHHIAGLQVVARALLSEREVVTCESRVDAESIVAAIDRAHAAHPDGRVAVSLVPTQLARLLADEQATAALARCTAVLLGGAAASQELLIQADAAAITVLTTYGMSETCGGCVYDGVPLEGVQVDLAADGRIGISGPMVMSGYLDEGPVGERLVTNDLGHWQDGRLIIDGRADDVINSGALKIPADVVAREIMATGMVREAVVVGIDDDTWGQMVCAVVVPGRGWKGSQELRNLVGRRIGRVRSPRVVVETDDLPMLASGKVDRKAATLLAQQRTAEGMAWLATSNENDSAPADTR; this is translated from the coding sequence ATGGGAATTGAGCTCACCGCTCGGGTACGAGCGATTCCGGTGGCTCGCACTGCCGAGGACGTCGCTTGGCTTGCCGGACGCCTGGAGAAGTTCTTCGCAGGCGCCACGAATGCCATCTACGCTCCGGTCGGAGGCGACGAGAATCCGGTGACCGTGTTGCAGGACGTCGAGGCCCGCACGGTGTGGATGCCCGAGGACGCCGGACTCATCATGCGTACCTCCGGGTCGACGACCGGGTCGGGACGACTCGTGGGTCTGTCGGCGGCTCAGATGCGCGCCTCCGCTGCAGCGACCGAGGCACGGCTGGGTGGACCGTGCAGCTGGGTGCTCGCCCTGGCCCCGCATCACATCGCTGGTCTGCAGGTCGTGGCTCGGGCCCTGCTCAGCGAACGTGAGGTCGTCACCTGCGAGAGCAGGGTGGATGCCGAATCCATCGTTGCGGCCATTGACCGGGCACATGCCGCACATCCCGACGGCCGGGTGGCGGTCTCCCTGGTGCCCACCCAGCTCGCCAGGCTCCTCGCCGACGAGCAGGCGACGGCAGCCCTGGCTCGGTGCACCGCCGTGCTGCTGGGCGGCGCCGCCGCATCACAGGAGTTGCTGATCCAGGCGGATGCCGCGGCAATCACCGTGCTCACCACCTATGGCATGAGCGAGACGTGCGGCGGGTGCGTCTACGACGGCGTGCCGCTGGAGGGAGTACAGGTCGATCTTGCCGCGGACGGGCGGATCGGCATCAGTGGCCCGATGGTCATGAGCGGGTACCTTGACGAGGGACCGGTGGGCGAACGGCTGGTCACCAACGACCTGGGCCACTGGCAGGACGGTCGCCTCATCATCGACGGCCGTGCCGACGACGTCATCAACTCCGGAGCACTGAAGATCCCGGCCGACGTGGTGGCCAGGGAGATCATGGCCACCGGCATGGTGCGTGAGGCAGTCGTCGTCGGAATTGACGATGACACCTGGGGCCAGATGGTGTGCGCCGTCGTCGTACCGGGCCGTGGTTGGAAGGGTTCGCAGGAATTACGCAACCTGGTGGGGCGTCGCATTGGCCGGGTCCGCTCCCCCCGCGTCGTCGTCGAAACGGACGACCTACCCATGCTGGCTTCCGGCAAGGTCGATCGCAAGGCTGCGACCCTGCTCGCCCAGCAGCGGACGGCCGAGGGAATGGCCTGGTTGGCCACCTCGAACGAGAACGACTCCGCCCCTGCCGACACACGATGA